One genomic window of Magnolia sinica isolate HGM2019 chromosome 3, MsV1, whole genome shotgun sequence includes the following:
- the LOC131239461 gene encoding pentatricopeptide repeat-containing protein At3g02490, mitochondrial-like isoform X2: protein MENADLPLVLSIPKPSRQNPICPSSEPEALESKDLDHAPLIEIFSKTGNPDEIKAELESIDLSVDYETVLSVLRILDQDPETARRFFDWVSETDNGKLSSKSYNLMLRILGRKDYLKEFWDLVSTMKKKGYGISKITFEMVSDNFNKEGMLKDLDTLKEMYNTPRPMEDSLERVCLKVCKVIREDEWGESVKAKLEDFGTGLSNDLISTVLERIEIYPSKALMFFRWAEENPSFKHNAKTYNLMASILAREDSIDDFWVIVNEMKDAGYEMEMPTYVKVSGRFFKRKMLKDAVDLYEYMMGCSDKPPAQDCMFLLRKIVVGENPDMDLFSRVMRVFTDRGNVLTRTIFDGVLKSLTGAGKLGECDKILKAMEDGGFVANSAVYSQVVLGLCKAGKLDEACEFLEEREAAGHDPDLKAWASLIQGFCAAGEMDKAASRFRRMVEKKGAVDAGGAFEVLVNGFCLKNREADACKLLIEMVNRNQLRPWHVTYKMLVEKLLAQKSLKEALSLLGLMKSHGFPPYIDPFISYISKSGSGDDAVSFLKAMSVKRFPSTSVFVRMFEEFFKAGRHNAAHDFLSKSPGYIRGHADVLNLFCSMKTEEAATAASVA from the exons ATGGAAAATGCTGATCTTCCGCTCGTTCTCTCGATTCCCAAACCAAGCCGCCagaatccaatctgtccatcatcaG AACCTGAGGCTTTAGAGTCGAAGGACCTTGATCACGCTCCATTGATCGAGATCTTCTCGAAGACAGGGAATCCTGATGAAATTAAAGCCGAATTAGAATCGATTGATCTATCAGTGGACTACGAGACTGTCTTATCAGTGTTGAGGATTCTTGATCAGGATCCTGAGACCGCTCGGAGGTTCTTCGACTGGGTATCAGAGACTGACAATGGGAAATTGAGCTCGAAATCGTATAATCTGATGTTGCGAATTCTGGGTCGGAAAGATTATTTGAAAgaattttgggatttggtttcAACTATGAAGAAAAAAGGCTATGGAATTTCAAAGATCACATTCGAGATGGTTTCGGATAATTTCAATAAAGAGGGAATGCTGAAGGATTTGGATACACTGAAGGAAATGTATAATACACCCAGACCTATGGAGGATTCCTTAGAAAGGGTATGTTTGAAAGTATGCAAGGTAATTAGAGAAGACGAATGGGGAGAAAGCGTCAAAGCAAAGTTGGAAGATTTTGGTACTGGTTTATCTAATGATTTGATTTCAACGGTCTTGGAACGGATTGAGATTTATCCGTCGAAGGCTTTGATGTTTTTCAGATGGGCTGAAGAAAACCCATCTTTCAAACACAATGCCAAGACCTACAATTTGATGGCAAGTATTTTAGCGAGAGAAGATAGTATTGATGACTTTTGGGTCATCGTTAATGAGATGAAGGATGCAGGGTATGAAATGGAGATGCCGACATATGTTAAGGTTTCGGGTCGGTTCTTTAAGAGGAAAATGTTGAAGGATGCTGTGGATTTGTATGAGTACATGATGGGATGTTCAGATAAGCCACCTGCTCAAGATTGCATGTTTCTTTTACGGAAAATTGTGGTTGGTGAAAACCCGGATATGGATTTATTTTCTAGGGTCATGAGGGTTTTCACAGACAGAGGGAATGTCTTGACCAGGACTATTTTTGATGGGGTTCTAAAGTCATTGACGGGGGCTGGTAAATTGGGGGAGTGCGATAAGATCTTGAAGGCAATGGAAGATGGTGGGTTTGTGGCGAATAGTGCTGTGTATAGTCAGGTTGTTCTTGGGCTCTGTAAGGCTGGGAAACTGGATGAAGCATGTGAGTTCTTGGAGGAAAGAGAAGCAGCAGGACATGATCCTGATTTGAAGGCATGGGCATCTTTGATTCAAGGGTTTTGTGCAGCTGGAGAAATGGATAAAGCTGCTTCTCGTTTTAGAAGGATGGTTGAAAAGAAGGGTGCAGTCGATGCGGGTGGTGCTTTTGAAGTGTTGGTGAATGGGTTTTGTCTCAAAAATAGAGAGGCAGATGCATGCAAGCTTCTTATCGAGATGGTTAACAGAAACCAGTTGCGGCCTTGGCATGTTACATACAAGATGTTGGTGGAGAAGTTATTGGCCCAAAAGAGCCTTAAGGAAGCTTTGAGCCTTCTTGGGTTGATGAAAAGTCATGGGTTTCCGCCATACATAGATCCGTTTATCAGCTATATTTCCAAGTCTGGGTCTGGGGATGATGCTGTGAGTTTTCTGAAAGCAATGTCAGTGAAGAGGTTCCCATCTACATCAGTGTTTGTCCGTATGTTTGAAGAGTTTTTCAAGGCAGGAAGGCATAATGCAGCACATGATTTCCTTTCTAAGTCTCCGGGCTATATCCGTGGCCATGctgatgttttgaatctcttttgTTCTATGAAGACTGAAGAGGCTGCTACTGCTGCCAGTGTTGCTTAG
- the LOC131239461 gene encoding pentatricopeptide repeat-containing protein At3g02490, mitochondrial-like isoform X1: protein MRNPWKMLIFRSFSRFPNQAARIQSVHHQVRNPNLPLKSHFLSSFLTEKFPFLPPGFGLKFQNPANRGFSSEPEALESKDLDHAPLIEIFSKTGNPDEIKAELESIDLSVDYETVLSVLRILDQDPETARRFFDWVSETDNGKLSSKSYNLMLRILGRKDYLKEFWDLVSTMKKKGYGISKITFEMVSDNFNKEGMLKDLDTLKEMYNTPRPMEDSLERVCLKVCKVIREDEWGESVKAKLEDFGTGLSNDLISTVLERIEIYPSKALMFFRWAEENPSFKHNAKTYNLMASILAREDSIDDFWVIVNEMKDAGYEMEMPTYVKVSGRFFKRKMLKDAVDLYEYMMGCSDKPPAQDCMFLLRKIVVGENPDMDLFSRVMRVFTDRGNVLTRTIFDGVLKSLTGAGKLGECDKILKAMEDGGFVANSAVYSQVVLGLCKAGKLDEACEFLEEREAAGHDPDLKAWASLIQGFCAAGEMDKAASRFRRMVEKKGAVDAGGAFEVLVNGFCLKNREADACKLLIEMVNRNQLRPWHVTYKMLVEKLLAQKSLKEALSLLGLMKSHGFPPYIDPFISYISKSGSGDDAVSFLKAMSVKRFPSTSVFVRMFEEFFKAGRHNAAHDFLSKSPGYIRGHADVLNLFCSMKTEEAATAASVA, encoded by the coding sequence ATGAGAAATCCATGGAAAATGCTGATCTTCCGCTCGTTCTCTCGATTCCCAAACCAAGCCGCCagaatccaatctgtccatcatcaGGTAAGAAATCCAAATCTTCCCCTGaaatctcattttctctcttcatttctcaccgAAAAATTCCCCTTTCTCCCTCCCGGTTTCGGCCTGAAATTCCAAAATCCTGCAAACCGTGGCTTTTCATCAGAACCTGAGGCTTTAGAGTCGAAGGACCTTGATCACGCTCCATTGATCGAGATCTTCTCGAAGACAGGGAATCCTGATGAAATTAAAGCCGAATTAGAATCGATTGATCTATCAGTGGACTACGAGACTGTCTTATCAGTGTTGAGGATTCTTGATCAGGATCCTGAGACCGCTCGGAGGTTCTTCGACTGGGTATCAGAGACTGACAATGGGAAATTGAGCTCGAAATCGTATAATCTGATGTTGCGAATTCTGGGTCGGAAAGATTATTTGAAAgaattttgggatttggtttcAACTATGAAGAAAAAAGGCTATGGAATTTCAAAGATCACATTCGAGATGGTTTCGGATAATTTCAATAAAGAGGGAATGCTGAAGGATTTGGATACACTGAAGGAAATGTATAATACACCCAGACCTATGGAGGATTCCTTAGAAAGGGTATGTTTGAAAGTATGCAAGGTAATTAGAGAAGACGAATGGGGAGAAAGCGTCAAAGCAAAGTTGGAAGATTTTGGTACTGGTTTATCTAATGATTTGATTTCAACGGTCTTGGAACGGATTGAGATTTATCCGTCGAAGGCTTTGATGTTTTTCAGATGGGCTGAAGAAAACCCATCTTTCAAACACAATGCCAAGACCTACAATTTGATGGCAAGTATTTTAGCGAGAGAAGATAGTATTGATGACTTTTGGGTCATCGTTAATGAGATGAAGGATGCAGGGTATGAAATGGAGATGCCGACATATGTTAAGGTTTCGGGTCGGTTCTTTAAGAGGAAAATGTTGAAGGATGCTGTGGATTTGTATGAGTACATGATGGGATGTTCAGATAAGCCACCTGCTCAAGATTGCATGTTTCTTTTACGGAAAATTGTGGTTGGTGAAAACCCGGATATGGATTTATTTTCTAGGGTCATGAGGGTTTTCACAGACAGAGGGAATGTCTTGACCAGGACTATTTTTGATGGGGTTCTAAAGTCATTGACGGGGGCTGGTAAATTGGGGGAGTGCGATAAGATCTTGAAGGCAATGGAAGATGGTGGGTTTGTGGCGAATAGTGCTGTGTATAGTCAGGTTGTTCTTGGGCTCTGTAAGGCTGGGAAACTGGATGAAGCATGTGAGTTCTTGGAGGAAAGAGAAGCAGCAGGACATGATCCTGATTTGAAGGCATGGGCATCTTTGATTCAAGGGTTTTGTGCAGCTGGAGAAATGGATAAAGCTGCTTCTCGTTTTAGAAGGATGGTTGAAAAGAAGGGTGCAGTCGATGCGGGTGGTGCTTTTGAAGTGTTGGTGAATGGGTTTTGTCTCAAAAATAGAGAGGCAGATGCATGCAAGCTTCTTATCGAGATGGTTAACAGAAACCAGTTGCGGCCTTGGCATGTTACATACAAGATGTTGGTGGAGAAGTTATTGGCCCAAAAGAGCCTTAAGGAAGCTTTGAGCCTTCTTGGGTTGATGAAAAGTCATGGGTTTCCGCCATACATAGATCCGTTTATCAGCTATATTTCCAAGTCTGGGTCTGGGGATGATGCTGTGAGTTTTCTGAAAGCAATGTCAGTGAAGAGGTTCCCATCTACATCAGTGTTTGTCCGTATGTTTGAAGAGTTTTTCAAGGCAGGAAGGCATAATGCAGCACATGATTTCCTTTCTAAGTCTCCGGGCTATATCCGTGGCCATGctgatgttttgaatctcttttgTTCTATGAAGACTGAAGAGGCTGCTACTGCTGCCAGTGTTGCTTAG